A part of Armatimonadota bacterium genomic DNA contains:
- the mltG gene encoding endolytic transglycosylase MltG, which translates to MNRPSRTRIGLPPRAESTSIAKPPAKSWRGTSVARRRRLGCKWILLLLLASLVGAPYAWFRMVTGGSEHGPAKTVIFTKQRRLSSVIDEFAQAGYIKNAFATKVLAVVKGVKRTIAPGAYSLSTGMSSEEALDALKSPIKQMVRVPEERWIARVAKVLEDKNVCKAADYIALSNRSDKFEDMGIPFFNESLEGFLYPDTYNFAPGIGAEWVIRRQLMNFQKKTEGLGLTKENVRRTLIIASLLELEASDYKEKQMIAGVIENRLMHGMRLQIDATVNYGLQLWRPLVYADYTSVKSPYNTYLYKGLPPGPICSPTVDSIKAALNPIKHNMVYYITMPDGVTRFTATYKEHLVNVKLRDKLKAQKKATQ; encoded by the coding sequence CTGAATCGGCCCTCAAGAACCAGGATTGGACTGCCGCCACGCGCCGAAAGCACCTCGATAGCGAAGCCGCCTGCCAAATCCTGGAGAGGTACTTCCGTGGCTAGAAGGCGCCGGCTGGGATGCAAGTGGATTCTCTTGCTCCTGCTCGCCTCGCTGGTCGGCGCCCCTTATGCTTGGTTCCGCATGGTAACGGGTGGAAGTGAGCACGGCCCGGCTAAAACCGTCATCTTCACCAAACAACGAAGACTATCCTCCGTCATCGACGAGTTTGCCCAGGCAGGCTACATCAAGAACGCGTTTGCGACCAAGGTCCTTGCCGTCGTCAAAGGAGTCAAACGGACAATCGCTCCCGGTGCCTACAGCCTGAGCACCGGCATGTCGTCCGAGGAGGCTCTCGATGCCCTGAAGTCGCCCATCAAGCAGATGGTGCGAGTCCCCGAAGAGCGGTGGATTGCCCGGGTCGCCAAAGTGCTCGAAGACAAGAATGTGTGCAAAGCGGCCGACTACATCGCCCTTTCGAATCGGTCCGACAAGTTCGAGGACATGGGCATCCCATTCTTTAACGAGTCTCTAGAAGGCTTTCTGTACCCCGACACGTACAACTTCGCCCCCGGTATTGGTGCCGAATGGGTCATCCGCCGCCAGCTCATGAACTTCCAGAAGAAGACCGAAGGGCTTGGCCTCACCAAGGAAAACGTGCGGCGAACGTTGATCATTGCTTCCCTTCTGGAGCTCGAAGCGAGCGACTATAAAGAGAAGCAGATGATCGCTGGCGTCATCGAAAACCGGCTGATGCACGGCATGCGCCTCCAGATCGATGCCACCGTCAACTACGGCCTCCAACTGTGGCGGCCGCTGGTCTACGCAGACTACACCTCGGTCAAATCGCCCTATAACACCTATCTCTACAAAGGTCTTCCGCCCGGGCCGATCTGCTCACCGACGGTGGACAGCATCAAAGCAGCCCTGAATCCTATCAAGCACAATATGGTGTACTACATCACGATGCCCGACGGAGTGACGCGATTCACGGCGACCTACAAGGAGCATCTGGTAAACGTAAAACTGCGCGACAAACTGAAGGCGCAGAAGAAGGCGACGCAGTAA
- a CDS encoding amidohydrolase family protein yields MTKKYGSRIVALTPGEDGLDLIRFDTETGEMTDIKNGEPEGVLVPGFVDIHFHGAYGIDFMSATKEQMSVLCKKLAGDGYEGFLPTTVTAPASDVKKALANLPADPMVLGFHLEGPFISPKYPGAQPKEFIIDPPTGSSEWDEILDDRRLRVVTLAPERPGALDLIRRLAKRKVIASMGHTDATYEEAEKGHEAGLRHSTHTFNAMRGFHHREAGAAGAAMTLTPFFAELIYDRIHVSPEAAMVLIQTRLVDGQVIAVSDSTMASGLEPGTQLKMWGLDCVVGEGDVRLADGGNLAGSAITLRKAFENLTEDFGVDVAADLCCYAPREALRIKGHPRKWNLVDENTGELLASFDVG; encoded by the coding sequence TACGGAGACGGGCGAGATGACGGACATCAAGAACGGCGAGCCGGAGGGCGTGCTGGTTCCTGGCTTTGTCGATATTCACTTTCATGGCGCTTACGGCATCGACTTTATGTCAGCAACGAAGGAGCAGATGAGTGTCCTTTGTAAGAAGCTCGCTGGCGACGGCTACGAAGGATTTCTGCCCACTACGGTTACGGCACCGGCATCTGATGTTAAGAAGGCGCTGGCGAACCTACCCGCTGACCCTATGGTCCTCGGCTTCCACTTGGAAGGACCTTTCATTTCGCCGAAGTATCCGGGCGCGCAACCCAAGGAATTCATTATCGATCCCCCTACGGGTTCGTCGGAGTGGGATGAGATTTTGGATGATCGTCGCTTGCGGGTGGTGACGCTGGCTCCCGAGCGCCCAGGGGCGCTCGACCTGATTCGTCGCCTGGCGAAACGCAAGGTGATTGCGAGCATGGGCCATACTGACGCGACCTATGAGGAAGCCGAGAAGGGTCATGAGGCGGGCTTGCGGCACAGCACGCACACCTTTAACGCCATGCGGGGCTTTCATCATCGGGAGGCGGGTGCGGCGGGAGCGGCGATGACCCTGACTCCCTTCTTTGCCGAACTGATCTATGACCGCATCCACGTAAGCCCGGAGGCGGCGATGGTGCTGATTCAAACACGCCTGGTCGATGGTCAAGTGATCGCCGTCAGCGATTCGACCATGGCCTCCGGCCTAGAGCCAGGGACGCAGCTGAAGATGTGGGGACTCGACTGCGTGGTGGGTGAGGGCGATGTTCGGCTGGCCGATGGCGGGAACCTGGCAGGTTCGGCGATCACGCTCCGAAAGGCTTTCGAGAATTTGACCGAAGACTTTGGCGTAGACGTGGCGGCAGATTTGTGCTGTTATGCACCGCGCGAGGCGTTGCGGATCAAGGGGCATCCGCGAAAGTGGAATTTGGTGGACGAAAACACGGGCGAGCTGTTGGCGTCGTTTGACGTCGGATAG
- a CDS encoding response regulator, whose product MRVLLVEDDEVISERLKRALEKEGYNADLAHDGQAGLELAKMGEYSVIILDIMMPKRDGWSVCQALRDAKNTTPILMLTAKDAIEDRVKGLDLGADDYLVKPFSLKEFLARIRALTRRNKIEKSSVIHLGDLEIDANAKTVARNGTPLKLTKREFTLLEALARNRRRILSREFIIEQVWNDDESVSNTVNFHVTSLRKKIDEGRERSLIETVHGFGYRIAEDV is encoded by the coding sequence GTGCGCGTACTGTTGGTCGAAGACGACGAAGTGATCTCTGAACGCCTGAAGCGAGCCCTGGAAAAGGAAGGCTACAACGCCGACCTCGCCCACGACGGGCAAGCCGGCCTCGAACTTGCCAAAATGGGCGAGTACAGCGTCATCATCCTCGACATCATGATGCCCAAGCGCGACGGATGGTCGGTGTGCCAAGCCCTCCGCGACGCCAAAAATACGACCCCTATCCTTATGCTCACGGCCAAAGACGCCATCGAGGATCGCGTCAAAGGGCTCGATCTCGGCGCCGACGACTATCTCGTCAAACCCTTCTCGCTGAAAGAATTTCTCGCCCGCATCCGCGCCCTCACTCGCCGAAATAAGATCGAAAAATCGTCGGTAATCCATCTTGGCGACCTTGAAATCGATGCCAACGCCAAGACGGTTGCCCGTAACGGCACACCGCTCAAGCTGACCAAGCGCGAATTCACCCTCCTTGAAGCCCTCGCCCGCAATCGCCGCCGAATCCTCTCGCGAGAATTCATCATCGAGCAGGTGTGGAACGACGACGAAAGCGTCTCGAACACGGTTAACTTCCACGTCACCTCGCTTCGCAAGAAGATCGACGAAGGGCGGGAGCGGAGCCTGATCGAGACCGTACACGGCTTCGGATACCGCATCGCGGAGGACGTTTAG
- a CDS encoding threonylcarbamoyl-AMP synthase: MNLLSPTRENLLSVATALLAGQNAILPTETVYGLAADATNEDAVRNIFALKGRPADNPLIVHVSSLKQASAFVLEFPEIGNRLAEAFMPGPLTLVVRKRPTVSDIVTGGLDTIAIRMPDHPVCLAVMELGNIALAMPSANPFMGLSPTRIDMVDAELAEKVFAVVDGGPCPFGIESTVVDITGEPSILRPGSISRQEIEAVLDQPVSSSASQSGRRSPGQYRRHYSPKTRCSIVAKLALGQPGLTLSEASTNQIQMPTDPKEYARLLYASMAELDSLGLSEFGIEAPPEDARWTAVWDRLIKATATA, from the coding sequence ATGAACCTGCTCTCGCCCACTCGCGAAAACCTCCTTTCAGTAGCCACAGCCTTGTTGGCCGGACAAAACGCGATCCTGCCGACGGAAACCGTCTACGGTCTGGCCGCCGACGCGACCAACGAAGATGCGGTGCGCAATATCTTTGCCCTCAAGGGTAGGCCAGCCGATAATCCGCTCATTGTCCACGTATCCTCCCTCAAACAAGCAAGCGCTTTCGTGCTGGAGTTCCCCGAGATTGGCAATCGGTTAGCCGAAGCGTTCATGCCAGGGCCGCTCACTCTCGTGGTGCGCAAAAGGCCCACGGTTTCTGACATTGTGACCGGTGGGCTCGACACAATCGCCATCCGCATGCCGGACCATCCGGTCTGCTTGGCCGTGATGGAGCTTGGCAACATCGCGCTGGCCATGCCCAGCGCCAATCCGTTCATGGGGCTCTCTCCGACTCGGATTGACATGGTCGATGCCGAACTCGCCGAGAAGGTTTTCGCTGTCGTGGACGGCGGTCCGTGCCCATTCGGTATCGAATCGACCGTGGTCGATATCACCGGTGAGCCGAGCATCCTTCGCCCAGGTTCGATTTCGCGACAGGAGATCGAAGCGGTTCTCGATCAGCCGGTTTCTTCGTCCGCAAGCCAAAGCGGGCGGCGCTCCCCCGGCCAATACCGCCGTCACTACTCCCCAAAGACTCGGTGCTCGATCGTCGCAAAACTTGCGCTGGGTCAACCTGGCTTGACGCTTTCGGAGGCGAGTACCAATCAGATTCAGATGCCGACCGACCCGAAGGAATATGCCCGACTCCTGTATGCGTCGATGGCCGAACTGGATTCCCTAGGTCTGTCTGAATTCGGCATCGAAGCGCCTCCTGAAGATGCCCGCTGGACCGCCGTATGGGATCGTCTGATCAAAGCGACCGCGACGGCCTAA
- a CDS encoding DUF4240 domain-containing protein produces MICDVTTAFWNTIQQSSGDPDKLKVLLEAQSDEEVVAFGKAFYHELIQLNRWEIWGAGYVMAGGMSDDGFHYFRSWIIGKGKEAFETALSTPDELGKFASANDDFENELLEYVAVDVLEARGIGDPRDDSMGFADDQPTGSEWSEDDVYDRYPKLAAQFG; encoded by the coding sequence ATAATCTGCGATGTGACCACCGCTTTTTGGAACACGATTCAGCAGTCGTCGGGCGACCCTGACAAATTGAAGGTTTTGCTGGAGGCGCAGTCCGATGAGGAAGTTGTCGCCTTCGGCAAAGCGTTCTATCACGAGCTTATCCAGCTCAATCGATGGGAGATTTGGGGCGCCGGCTACGTGATGGCTGGGGGCATGAGCGATGACGGCTTCCACTACTTCCGTTCGTGGATCATTGGCAAAGGGAAAGAGGCTTTCGAAACGGCGCTCTCCACACCCGATGAGCTAGGCAAATTCGCTTCTGCCAACGACGATTTTGAGAACGAATTACTTGAGTACGTCGCGGTCGATGTCCTCGAGGCCCGAGGCATCGGCGACCCTCGCGACGACAGCATGGGCTTTGCCGACGATCAGCCCACGGGGTCGGAATGGAGCGAAGACGACGTTTACGATCGGTATCCCAAACTCGCGGCTCAGTTCGGATAG
- the aroE gene encoding shikimate dehydrogenase, translating to MRRLHSCGLELCWPAILRVPRPQERMNEVFDWKNAPSAEFAVIGHPISHSLSPKMHAAAFAALGLSSSYVAIEVQPGEVDSALDHLASLGYRGVNVTVPHKEDAFRWCETVSDVAQRLHVCNTLDLQKRDGTNTDGIGFIRSLDGHDFGSRQALVLGAGGSARSILDSLLADGWEVFLWNRTQSRAEELIQRFSFEATLIDRPSLAGKSLVVNTTSASLGGHRLPLQWSEASHETLAYDLAYGHGLTPFLADAAEHGLPVLDGRKMLMEQGAAAFEFWWGKTAPRKEMLAALQ from the coding sequence ATGCGCCGCCTTCATAGTTGCGGCCTGGAACTTTGTTGGCCAGCGATACTTCGCGTTCCGCGTCCACAAGAGCGAATGAACGAAGTCTTCGACTGGAAAAATGCTCCCTCCGCCGAGTTCGCCGTCATCGGCCACCCAATCTCGCATAGCCTTTCCCCCAAGATGCACGCCGCGGCGTTTGCCGCCCTTGGTCTGTCGTCTTCTTATGTCGCCATTGAGGTTCAGCCTGGCGAAGTTGACTCGGCCCTTGACCATCTTGCATCGCTCGGTTATCGGGGCGTCAATGTAACCGTGCCCCACAAGGAAGACGCTTTTCGCTGGTGCGAAACCGTAAGCGATGTCGCCCAGCGTCTGCACGTTTGCAATACCCTCGATTTACAAAAAAGGGACGGAACGAACACCGACGGAATCGGCTTCATTCGAAGCCTCGATGGACACGACTTTGGCAGTCGTCAAGCCTTGGTCCTCGGGGCCGGTGGGAGCGCCCGTTCGATTCTCGACTCCCTTCTGGCCGATGGCTGGGAAGTCTTCTTGTGGAACCGGACGCAGTCCCGCGCGGAAGAGCTAATCCAGCGCTTCAGCTTCGAAGCAACGCTGATTGACCGCCCATCCTTGGCGGGGAAAAGCTTGGTCGTCAACACGACCTCCGCAAGCCTCGGAGGGCATCGCTTGCCCTTACAGTGGTCCGAAGCCAGTCATGAAACCCTGGCTTACGACCTCGCCTATGGGCACGGACTGACGCCGTTTCTGGCCGATGCCGCCGAGCACGGCTTACCTGTGCTGGACGGGCGAAAGATGCTAATGGAGCAGGGGGCCGCCGCCTTCGAGTTTTGGTGGGGCAAGACCGCTCCCCGCAAGGAGATGCTCGCCGCCCTCCAATGA
- the ruvX gene encoding Holliday junction resolvase RuvX — protein MGPQRHSRHHRRSRWAIHRLQRRRSVRQRRLWPGGHFVQRPRSRSDPPGVPFVRVLGIDFGGKRIGVAAGETDHAVASPRPALEATGTLRLDAANIVEIAKKEECESVIIGLPLVNGEETKMSRICRMLGAEIEKLDWPVVYIDESLTSATAESALKNQDWTAATRRKHLDSEAACQILERYFRG, from the coding sequence TTGGGACCTCAGCGCCATTCGCGTCATCATCGAAGAAGCCGGTGGGCAATTCACCGACTTCAACGGAGGCGATCCGTTCGCCAAAGGCGACTTTGGCCTGGAGGCCATTTCGTCCAACGGCCACGTTCACGATCAGATCCTCCGGGTGTACCGTTCGTGAGGGTGCTGGGCATCGACTTCGGCGGCAAACGAATCGGAGTTGCCGCCGGAGAGACCGACCACGCCGTCGCCTCGCCTAGGCCCGCGCTCGAAGCCACCGGAACTTTGCGCCTCGATGCCGCGAATATCGTCGAAATCGCGAAAAAAGAGGAGTGCGAATCCGTCATCATCGGTTTACCGTTAGTAAACGGCGAAGAAACAAAGATGTCGAGGATTTGCCGAATGCTGGGCGCGGAGATCGAGAAGCTGGATTGGCCCGTCGTCTACATCGACGAATCCCTCACCTCGGCCACCGCTGAATCGGCCCTCAAGAACCAGGATTGGACTGCCGCCACGCGCCGAAAGCACCTCGATAGCGAAGCCGCCTGCCAAATCCTGGAGAGGTACTTCCGTGGCTAG
- a CDS encoding HAMP domain-containing protein translates to MSLKLRLTLFNTFFVLLTLGLGFTFLVLQTRRVFLDSIDHELMNRANRIQNNPQIRNLDHIPTPAEMNLMAQPAPPGQEANPPQGNGSDPNGANPDGGNPMGGDPQNPQANGPQGQVRPGLRGPNGQLGRGQERRGPFPGPEFAGPPNDDIARPIQLRLDGTPFDSRERQALDPEPLHNLNMRRPVLSSASVEGIPTRVITVPLIGRDKLLAFAQYGHDLHDFDRLKETQLATLFLLLPFALAVSAGVGWFLAGTAVKPIHEVAQASEKISGSDMSTRLTVKGQDEIGRLSLAFNSMVDRLQLSFEERQKLFDELKAALEQQKQFVGDASHELRTPLARLRITTSSALEQESSPAEMREALEIADQETVHMSSLVDQLLTLARLDAGRSPSLYPLSLSEVAREAAAKFPADQPNSVSLTLTPEATIQGDHDGLVRAAVNLIENARRYSPDKQISVSTQISDSEVALTVRDYGSGIAAEHIPHLTERFYRVDDARNRKMGGTGLGLAIVKSIVEANKGRFVIQSKVGEGTAVQLIFPKISATSEAK, encoded by the coding sequence GTGTCGCTTAAGCTCCGGCTGACCTTGTTCAACACCTTCTTCGTGCTCCTCACCTTGGGGCTCGGATTCACCTTTCTCGTGCTCCAGACTCGTCGAGTATTCCTCGACTCGATCGACCACGAACTGATGAACAGGGCCAATCGGATTCAAAACAATCCCCAAATCCGAAACCTCGATCACATCCCCACTCCCGCCGAGATGAACTTGATGGCTCAACCGGCTCCCCCGGGGCAAGAGGCAAACCCGCCGCAGGGCAACGGTAGCGATCCCAACGGCGCTAACCCCGACGGCGGCAACCCGATGGGTGGCGATCCTCAGAATCCACAAGCGAACGGCCCGCAAGGCCAGGTACGACCGGGACTACGCGGCCCGAACGGTCAACTGGGGCGAGGTCAAGAGCGGCGAGGTCCTTTCCCGGGACCAGAGTTCGCTGGTCCGCCAAACGACGATATCGCCCGGCCGATCCAACTTCGCCTTGATGGAACGCCATTCGATAGCCGAGAGCGTCAGGCGCTGGATCCCGAACCTCTGCACAACCTCAATATGCGCCGCCCGGTGCTGTCCAGCGCGTCGGTCGAGGGCATCCCGACCCGAGTCATCACCGTTCCTCTGATTGGCCGCGACAAGCTTCTTGCCTTCGCCCAGTACGGCCATGATCTCCATGATTTTGACCGTCTCAAGGAAACCCAACTCGCAACCCTCTTCCTCCTCCTGCCGTTCGCGCTGGCGGTTTCTGCTGGCGTCGGCTGGTTCCTAGCCGGAACCGCGGTCAAACCGATCCACGAAGTCGCCCAGGCTTCCGAAAAGATTTCGGGAAGCGATATGTCCACCCGTTTGACCGTGAAAGGTCAAGATGAGATTGGACGGCTCAGCCTGGCGTTCAATTCGATGGTCGATCGCCTTCAGCTTTCGTTCGAAGAGCGACAAAAACTCTTCGACGAACTCAAAGCCGCCTTGGAGCAACAGAAGCAGTTCGTAGGCGATGCCTCGCACGAGCTCCGCACGCCGTTGGCGCGGCTTCGCATCACCACCAGCAGCGCCCTCGAGCAGGAGTCCAGCCCCGCCGAGATGCGTGAGGCGCTGGAGATCGCCGACCAAGAGACGGTCCACATGTCCAGCTTGGTCGACCAACTACTCACCCTCGCCCGCCTAGACGCGGGACGAAGTCCAAGCCTCTATCCCTTAAGCCTTTCCGAAGTCGCTCGTGAGGCGGCGGCGAAGTTCCCAGCCGACCAGCCAAACTCGGTGTCGCTCACTCTCACACCCGAAGCCACGATTCAAGGCGATCACGATGGGCTCGTCCGTGCGGCGGTCAACCTTATTGAGAATGCCCGCCGTTACTCGCCCGACAAGCAGATCTCCGTTTCGACCCAAATATCCGATAGCGAAGTCGCCCTGACGGTTCGCGACTATGGAAGCGGCATCGCCGCCGAACATATTCCCCACCTGACCGAGCGGTTTTACCGCGTGGACGATGCACGCAACCGAAAGATGGGCGGCACTGGCCTCGGTTTGGCGATCGTCAAGTCTATCGTCGAAGCCAATAAAGGGCGATTTGTGATCCAAAGCAAGGTCGGTGAAGGCACCGCCGTTCAACTCATTTTCCCAAAAATTTCGGCGACTTCCGAAGCCAAATGA
- a CDS encoding YqeG family HAD IIIA-type phosphatase → MGFRPGQFDRSRTGVLRSFCPAHAVASLPEISLDQLRSEGKMLILLDVDHTLVKWKQEEFSPEVLAWVAKAKEMGFHLCILSNTRHPERLGRLAEKLGIETFRGRFKPSTHMYEMALEHFGEKPENAVMIGDQIMTDVLGANRSGIDAIWVQKMEGPEFIGTKFNRMMELLVTSLLYRSLVTPSDAIDTNPNVPLLERTIVKQILKFCFVGGISFVIDLGIRFLLMNVIRLNGDLLSDEVGRSLTSRFPTIFQFASGPDKAFYPIAVFIAASVAMFNSFALNRSFTFRVQGNEGKGGQLARVYVVGYIGMALNILISSGLYNIIPGHRKISLVVSAVCAAFIVAAWNFVGQRYFAFRVHKSE, encoded by the coding sequence ATGGGATTTCGGCCAGGACAATTCGATCGATCGCGGACGGGCGTGCTCCGCTCGTTTTGTCCGGCCCACGCCGTTGCGTCCCTGCCCGAAATCAGCCTCGACCAGCTTCGATCCGAAGGCAAAATGCTCATTCTTTTGGATGTGGACCACACACTTGTAAAGTGGAAGCAAGAGGAATTCTCTCCCGAAGTCTTGGCCTGGGTGGCCAAAGCCAAAGAAATGGGCTTCCACCTCTGCATCCTCAGCAATACCCGCCACCCGGAGCGCCTCGGAAGACTCGCCGAGAAGCTCGGTATCGAAACATTCCGCGGGAGATTTAAGCCCAGCACCCACATGTACGAGATGGCGCTGGAGCACTTCGGCGAGAAACCGGAAAACGCGGTGATGATCGGCGACCAAATCATGACCGACGTCCTCGGCGCAAACCGAAGCGGAATCGACGCGATCTGGGTCCAGAAGATGGAGGGACCGGAGTTCATCGGCACCAAGTTCAATCGAATGATGGAACTTTTGGTCACGAGTTTGCTTTATCGTTCCTTGGTGACTCCTTCCGACGCTATCGATACCAATCCCAATGTGCCACTGTTGGAGCGGACCATTGTCAAACAGATCCTCAAATTCTGCTTCGTTGGCGGCATTTCGTTTGTCATCGATTTGGGAATCCGATTCCTGCTGATGAACGTGATTCGTCTGAATGGCGATCTCCTCAGCGACGAGGTCGGTCGGTCGCTCACCAGCCGATTTCCAACCATTTTCCAGTTCGCGTCGGGTCCAGACAAAGCCTTCTACCCGATCGCCGTTTTCATTGCCGCCTCGGTCGCGATGTTCAACTCGTTCGCCCTCAACCGCTCGTTCACGTTTCGGGTGCAAGGCAATGAGGGCAAGGGCGGGCAACTGGCCCGAGTCTACGTCGTCGGCTACATCGGCATGGCTCTGAACATCCTCATCTCCTCGGGCCTTTACAACATCATCCCGGGACACCGCAAGATCAGTCTTGTTGTCAGCGCCGTATGCGCCGCCTTCATAGTTGCGGCCTGGAACTTTGTTGGCCAGCGATACTTCGCGTTCCGCGTCCACAAGAGCGAATGA